A single Vigna radiata var. radiata cultivar VC1973A chromosome 8, Vradiata_ver6, whole genome shotgun sequence DNA region contains:
- the LOC106769806 gene encoding probable pectate lyase 4, translated as MGNAHGHRHRKRPNSVPPPHIYDHPPPFSTPPPTIANSNMLSLPYTHVDTTLRALAAQAEGFGRFAVGGLHGPLHRVTSLADDGPGSLREACRGKEPLWIVFEVSGTINLSSYLNVSSHKTIDGRGQRIKLTGHGLRLKECEHVIICNLEFEGGKGHDVDAIQIKPKSKHIWIDRCSLADYDDGLIDITRESTDITISRCHFSQHDKTMLIGADPSHVNDRCMRVTIHHCFFNGTRQRHPRVRFAKVHLYNNYIRNWGIYAVCASVEAQIFSQHNIYEAGQKKVAFKYLTEKAADKEVGTSGYIRSEGDLFLNGAEPGLMTENGRCNMFHPSEYYPSWTVEAPTEDLKHILHHCTGWQSVARPADQAL; from the exons ATGGGTAACGCCCATGGACACCGCCATCGCAAACGCCCCAACTCCGTTCCTCCGCCCCATATATACGATCACCCTCCACCATTCTCAACCCCACCACCAACCATAGCTAATTCCAACATGCTCTCTCTTCCTTACACCCACGTCGACACCACCCTCCGCGCCCTCGCCGCCCAAGCCGAGGGCTTCGGCCGTTTCGCTGTTGGCGGCCTCCACGGCCCCCTTCACCGCGTCACGTCGCTCGCAG ATGATGGACCGGGGTCGCTGCGTGAGGCGTGTCGCGGAAAAGAACCATTGTGGATTGTGTTTGAGGTGTCCGGCACCATTAATCTCTCCTCGTACCTGAACGTGTCGTCTCACAAGACCATCGATGGTCGTGGCCAGAGGATTAAACTTACCGGACATGGGTTACGCCTGAAGGAATGCGAACACGTCATAATCTGCAATTTGGAGTTCGAAGGAGGCAAAGGGCATGATGTTGACGCCATTCAGATCAAACCTAAATCCAAACACATATGGATTGATCGTTGCTCGCTCGCTGATTATGATGACGGACTTATAGACATCACACGTGAAAGCACAGACATTACTATCTCAAG GTGTCACTTCTCTCAGCATGATAAAACCATGCTTATTGGGGCTGATCCATCGCATGTTAACGATAGGTGTATGAGGGTCACTATACACCATTGTTTTTTCAATGGGACGCGACAGAGGCACCCTCGTGTTAGGTTTGCGAAAGTGCATctctataataattatatcagaAACTGGGGCATATATGCTGTGTGTGCTAGTGTGGAAGCCCAG ATATTCTCGCAGCATAATATCTATGAAGCTGGACAGAAGAAGGTGGCCTTTAAGTACCTTACCGAGAAG GCAGCAGACAAGGAAGTGGGAACAAGTGGCTACATAAGGTCTGAGGGAGACTTGTTCTTAAATGGTGCTGAACCAGGGTTAATGACTGAGAATGGAAGATGCAACATGTTTCACCCCAGTGAATACTATCCCTCATGGACAGTGGAAGCTCCCACAGAGGATCTTAAACACATTCTTCATCACTGCACTGGATGGCAATCTGTTGCTAGGCCAGCAGATCAAGCACTATGA